A stretch of the Aegilops tauschii subsp. strangulata cultivar AL8/78 chromosome 4, Aet v6.0, whole genome shotgun sequence genome encodes the following:
- the LOC109733271 gene encoding small ribosomal subunit protein eS21 yields the protein MQNEVGDMVDLYVPRKCSATNRIITAKDHASVQINIGHVDENGLYDGRFTTFALSGFVRAQGDADGSLDRLWQKRKAEIKQL from the exons ATGCAGAACGAGGTGGGTGACATGGTGGACCTCTACGTCCCCAGGAAGTG CTCGGCCACCAACAGGATCATCACGGCCAAGGACCACGCCTCTGTCCAGATCAACATTGGTCACGTTGATGAGAATGGCCTCTATGATGGCCGCTTCACCACCTTTGCTCTCTCTGGGTTCGTCCGTGCTCAG GGTGATGCTGATGGCTCCCTGGACAGGCTGTGGCAGAAGAGGAAGGCTGAGATCAAGCAGCTCTAG
- the LOC109733270 gene encoding uncharacterized protein codes for MELSMSGGALRTFSRCVTCLARIGSDLVFQAYPDKLELHTLNSSRSAFASVSLTRDFFDHFHLPADAYADAAPSSTPLQCSVLLKSVLAVLRTPTSAIDRLNASLPNPQASKLEFVIHCVSGRKKTHRISCSAESDVQTLALDRNGFPSRLAIRPRDLTRLLSNFQSSLQELTVIATEPAARLPGVDDGTGGKAVELLSYIDPTKDDYDSRLHTQLWIDPAEEFLEYEHAGDPVDVTFGVKELKAFLTFCEGCEVDILLFYQKAGEPVLLAPRFGFDDGSSSNFDVTLVLATMLVSQLNDGSVPQQPPTSAHHAEEPRAAAAAPSPVPENVSNHTRIWSELSGLTPKSFEANAENRAQKERNGRANVLNDTSVLPNTNAPCKLPVTYNANYIEQPVQMDHLEEPPEVVVDNPRSQHHPSNWVGADEDDDDEEDEELFVQTTPHYMD; via the exons ATGGAACTGTCGATGAGCGGCGGCGCGCTGCGGACCTTCTCCCGCTGCGTCACCTGCCTCGCCCGCATCGGCTCCGACCTCGTCTTCCAGGCCTACCCCGACAAG CTGGAGCTGCACACGCTCAACAGCTCGCGGTCGGCCTTCGCGTCCGTCTCCCTCACGCGCGACTTCTTCGACCACTTCCACCTCCCCGCCGACGCCTACGCCGACGCCGCGCCGTCCTCCACGCCGCTCCAGTGCAGCGTCCTCCTCAAGTCCGTCCTCGCTGTGCTCCGCACGCCCACCTCCGCGATCGACCGCCTCAACGCTTCGCTCCCAAACCCCCAAGCGTCCAAGCTCGAGTTCGTCATCCACTGCGTCAGCG GGCGTAAGAAGACGCACCGGATCTCGTGCAGCGCGGAGTCCGACGTGCAGACTCTGGCGCTCGACCGCAACGGCTTCCCCAGCCGCCTCGCCATACGGCCACGGGACCTCACGCGCCTGCTCTCCAATTTCCAGTCCTCGCTGCAGGAGCTCACCGTTATTGCCACCGAGCCTGCTGCACGGTTGCCTGGCGTCGATGATGGCACTGGGGGGAAGGCAGTCGAGCTCCTAAGCTACATCGACCCGACCAAAG ATGACTACGACAGTAGGCTGCACACACAACTGTGGATCGATCCAGCAGAGGAGTTCTTGGAGTATGAGCATGCTGGGGATCCCGTAGATGTCACATTCGGGGTGAAAGAATTGAAG GCATTTTTAACATTTTGTGAAGGATGTGAGGTTGATATTCTCCTATTCTATCAGAAGGCTGGCGA ACCTGTACTGTTGGCTCCAAGATTTGGATTCGATGATGGATCAAGTTCTAATTTCGATGTAACTCTAGTTCTAGCCACTATGCTTGTATCACAACTAAATGATGGCAGTGTTCCTCAGCAGCCACCTACATCAGCACATCATGCAGAAGAACCAAGGGCTGCCGCTGCTGCACCATCACCAGTTCCAGAAAATGTCTCAAACCATACAAGAATATGGTCAGAGCTTTCAG GTCTTACTCCCAAAAGCTTTGAAGCTAACGCAGAAAATCGTGCCCAGAAGGAGAGAAATGGAAGAGCTAACGTACTGAATGACACATCAGTGCTTCCCAATACCAATGCTCCCTGCAAGCTACCAGTGACATATAACGCAAACTATAT AGAGCAGCCTGTGCAAATGGATCACTTGGAAGAGCCTCCTG AAGTTGTGGTTGATAACCCTCGTTCGCAGCATCACCCAAGCAACTGGGTAGGTGCCGACgaagacgatgatgatgaagaagatgaggaGCTTTTTGTCCAAACAACACCTCACTACATGGACTAA